The following are encoded together in the Lathyrus oleraceus cultivar Zhongwan6 chromosome 3, CAAS_Psat_ZW6_1.0, whole genome shotgun sequence genome:
- the LOC127126392 gene encoding uncharacterized protein LOC127126392 — MKILRQKYQKPAERVVPTKYHLGEYPGHLHIGIEHVRVEDTILEAVKIPAKKAVVEASPSTAKKPSTKVSRKPSTIQKKKSEEERKEDKVPSEESGDESPELIPPPQKKKKLTKVSSQRSIVNPIRKDSASTSPAKPQSKDMGSGKSGFNTEIPEEQVAVEKTPEKILEETAPEEDVPTSDHDMQTVEEFDTTVGDASEDESPPHPGLHVAPQGDDIEMEVVVEDDPEDGAARDGDNQSKRTEVERISTRNTPPASDRAQGSGKSTGSTSFSREELENLKVQRPLEYLKAMLSTRFNFQDSSQSSSTTSGATSEAPSLGSLLTKIKTKILDVDLFKVLEENSLAQIGLKKILKQVNVLETSAEIGSFVMELMTLIDLATADLHRQRDLTAQISSKSETQTAEWDAVSTSTDKVSKLQKLSETYVEEVAACNDNIQKWKTQIAALQEKISQEEKRKASIQQPKQSEIDEELRVGIRHAEKAHQLSQEIETLSTHKSLCDHRLQLQRQKFATLKETFANFNF; from the exons atgaaaattcttcgtcaaaagtatcaaaaacctgctgagcgtgtggttccgactaagtatcatctgggcgaatatccaggacaccttcatattggaatagaacacgttcgcgtggaagataccattcttgaag ccgtgaagatccctgctaagaaagctgttgtcgaagcgtcgcccagtactgctaagaagccttcgacaaag gtaagtcgaaaaccctcaacaatccaaaagaagaagagtgaagaggagagaaaagaggataaagtccctagtgaagagtctggtgatgaatctccagagttaatccctccccctcagaagaaaaagaaactcacgaaggtctcttcccaaagGTCCATTGTTAACCCAATCAGGAAGGATTCTGCCAGTACTTCTCCTGCCAAGCCTCAGTCGAAAGATATGGGGAGTGGGAAATCCGGTTTTAATACTGAAATTCCTGAg GAACAAGTGGCTGTCGAAAAAACGCCTGAGAAAATTTTGGAGGAAACAGCCCCAGAGGAAGATGTCCCCACAAGTGACCATGATATGCAAACCGTAGAAGAATTCGACACTACAGTGGGTGACGCCtctgaagatgaatctcctcctcatccaggattgCATGTTGCACCTCAGGGTGATGATATTGAAATGGAGGTTGTAGTCGAAGATGATCCTGAAGATGGAGCTGCCAGAGATGGGGACAACCAGTCGAAACGAACAGAGGTTGAGCGTATTTCGACGCGAAACACTCCACCTGCTTCTGACCGGGCCCAAGGGagtggcaaatcaactggttcgaccagtttctctcgcgaggagcttgaaaatctcaaagtgcaaagacctttggagtatctgaaagccatgcttagcacccgttttaattttcaggattcttcgcagagtagttcgaccacttctggggcaacttctgaagcaccatcacttggcaGCCTCCTGACCAAGATCaaaacgaaaatccttgatgtcgatTTGTTTAAAGTCTTGGAAGAGAATTCCCTTGCTCAAATTGGTCTTAAGAAAATCTTGAAGCAAgtgaatgttttggaaacttctGCTGAGATTGGAAGTTTCGTGATGGAGTTGATGACTCTCATTGACTTGGCCACTGCAGATCTCCATCGTCAAAGGGATCTTACCGCTCAAATCTCCTCCAAGtctgaaactcaaactgctgaatgggatgccgtttcgacttcgactgacaaagtttcaaaattgcaaaagctCTCTGAAACGTATGttgaagaagttgctgcttgcaatgacaatattcaaaaatggaaaacacagatagcagcacttcaagaaaagatctctcaagaggagaaacgtaaggcatccattcagcaacccaagcagagcgagattgacgaagaattgagggtgggtattcgacatgcagagaaagcccatcaacttagtcaggagattgagactctctctactcacaaaagtctttgtgatcatcgactccaacTCCAGAGGCAGAAGTTCGCCACTTTGAAGGAAACTTTTGCCAATTTTAATTTTTAG